One window from the genome of Echinicola vietnamensis DSM 17526 encodes:
- a CDS encoding LamG-like jellyroll fold domain-containing protein, whose product MQQRFTKLSLKAAKCCLWVLLCLMVPDLSLYAQTIAFPGAEGAGQMAVGGRYGEVYIVTNLNDSGPGSFRDAVSEPNRIVVFEVGGIIQTNSRIVVAHNVTIAGQTAPGDGVVIYGDGITFTQASNSIVRYLRVRMGRYGTSGADAMTMTDDAKHLIFDHVSASWGRDETFSITGYADSITIQNSIISQGLETHSCGGLLEPSGLISLFRNLYIDNNTRNPKVKNRNQFVNNVVYNWGRGGGYIMGGSSAESRVNIVNNYYIDGPSTSIRPFSRGTESFIPYVSGNYHDGNLNGALDGELVPLSAYEGITTFADEPYDYPFPATVMTAQESYDYVLEHVGANYPTRDQVDEFLMTELTSLGLEGKLISNERELPMGGPGQVFGAPAKDDGDRDGIPDEWEMANGLDPADPADAMEIAADGYANIEHYINGLLDQAPGDFLKPISQVGAEEVTSNSMKLNWTNNDSRYEGIVLEIKEGDGDALFLDSLAGNTVTYQVDSLLPNTNYQFRLLPYHAELEAIATVSSSFKTIPIPTAPSAPMAVLPDDGARFTDTVSLSLEWSGSENTDYYEVYFGEHPEELVQLDSITDQTMTLDSLAAGTVYYWRVDAGNQLGITTGNVWSFTTRPYIPRGLVGAWLMDASTGTLVADSTDFRNDGEVNDLNDYSWVSGKVNNALDMTTADNPSHVFIPHAEQLYFDNHSFAISMWLKSTAGSSQSYLIHKGTFSADESTGGTGQWYGIEIKDGDLRFAIDDNKDKTQLSTSASPIFTGEWVHLVAIRDVEEGVLRLYIDGEEIKEVADGTHQSIGQEEPIILGNSNGFGTPFRGNIDEVRLFNKSLSAQEVLELYHTLPTPLKAFSPSLGEGDVLEGFDDRVPVSWNGGVNTTQYEVYLGTHPDSLVLQGTVPVDTPQYELENLQKQTTYSWRVDAIGPKGTTMGNVWTFRAAAPAGLVGYWKMDESTGTMVKDHGPFDQDSQAQGFGSTDRVAGKFGQAYAFDEPSATASIDIAHEEQLLFDETSFTISMWIKIAEDTYRYADGKDCYLIHKGSFADNWYGIQLRDGRLTFGIDDDRTKTTITTSVGNSTSHPIFTDEWVHLVAIRDKEDGQIRFFINGEKTAETGYSTGKIGKTTPVRLGNSDEDKPYRDLMDDVRLYNYALDASEIAALYHAFPRMSVSYKNGDASSPLNSQIKPYFKLINMDTMSVDLGNITAKYWLTPEQVDVIKTRVDYAPFGEDQVAMEYVRLDGPREGAYGYVQYDFGSGNVIPSGQNSGEIKSAIYDEDWSALDESNDYSMLPVTTYTVQDKITLYADGKLIWGEEPQPVATQQSVSVMAKNESSKDNTIKKVFNLKNTGNVPLDYEGISIRYWFTKDGGGALTFWKDYAELGSENLEGTFMAVEASTAMADHYLDITFDGTLGQIAPLSETGTLKVRITKTDWTDFDLTNDYSNNQNSGWMEQDRIAIYYYGKLLFGEMPTMDGDSTAMARKNLSDEGSSKRVEEEREVSTVKIYPNPTQDKLQIKVAASSTKPVEVSIFNTNGILMERRTIEDSTTTWDVSHYASGIYFMYVNRSGMRTVHKVIKE is encoded by the coding sequence ATGCAGCAACGTTTTACCAAGTTAAGTTTAAAGGCAGCTAAATGCTGTCTATGGGTGCTATTATGTCTAATGGTACCTGATTTATCCCTCTATGCACAGACCATTGCTTTTCCGGGAGCCGAGGGCGCCGGTCAGATGGCCGTTGGTGGCCGATATGGGGAAGTGTATATTGTGACCAACCTGAATGATTCAGGTCCTGGTTCTTTCCGGGATGCCGTCAGCGAACCTAACCGAATCGTCGTATTTGAAGTTGGGGGCATTATTCAGACCAATTCAAGAATTGTAGTGGCCCATAATGTGACCATTGCCGGGCAAACCGCGCCGGGAGATGGGGTGGTCATTTATGGTGATGGGATTACCTTTACCCAAGCCAGTAATTCGATCGTCCGTTACCTTCGGGTAAGAATGGGGAGATATGGTACCAGTGGTGCCGATGCCATGACCATGACGGATGACGCCAAACACCTGATTTTTGATCATGTTTCGGCAAGTTGGGGAAGAGACGAGACATTTTCCATCACCGGTTACGCCGACAGTATTACCATTCAGAACAGTATTATTTCCCAAGGACTGGAGACCCATTCATGTGGCGGTTTATTGGAACCGTCTGGGTTGATAAGCCTGTTCCGGAACTTATATATTGATAACAATACCCGAAATCCCAAAGTAAAAAATCGCAATCAGTTTGTAAACAACGTGGTCTATAACTGGGGCAGAGGAGGTGGATATATCATGGGAGGCTCCTCGGCCGAATCTAGGGTAAACATCGTTAACAATTATTATATTGATGGGCCGAGCACCTCCATTAGGCCTTTTTCACGCGGTACGGAGAGTTTTATTCCATATGTATCCGGAAATTATCATGACGGCAATCTAAATGGTGCTTTGGACGGAGAGCTGGTACCGCTTTCCGCTTATGAGGGGATCACTACTTTTGCGGATGAGCCTTATGACTATCCTTTCCCTGCAACTGTCATGACCGCTCAGGAAAGTTATGATTATGTGTTGGAACATGTGGGGGCCAATTATCCCACGCGGGATCAGGTAGATGAATTTTTAATGACTGAATTGACCAGTTTGGGATTGGAAGGGAAGTTGATTTCCAATGAAAGGGAACTACCAATGGGCGGTCCTGGGCAAGTTTTTGGCGCTCCGGCTAAGGATGATGGTGATCGCGACGGGATTCCGGATGAGTGGGAAATGGCCAATGGATTGGATCCTGCTGATCCCGCAGATGCCATGGAAATTGCAGCGGATGGTTATGCCAATATTGAGCATTACATCAATGGGCTGTTGGACCAAGCACCAGGTGATTTTTTAAAGCCCATTTCGCAGGTGGGGGCAGAAGAGGTGACCAGTAATTCCATGAAATTAAATTGGACCAATAATGATTCCCGATATGAGGGGATCGTGCTTGAAATAAAGGAAGGGGATGGTGACGCGTTGTTTTTGGACAGTCTGGCTGGAAACACGGTAACCTACCAAGTGGACTCTTTGCTTCCCAATACCAATTATCAGTTTAGGCTTTTGCCATACCATGCGGAATTAGAAGCTATTGCCACGGTGTCTTCATCCTTTAAGACGATCCCGATTCCCACGGCTCCGTCTGCCCCAATGGCTGTTTTACCGGATGATGGTGCCCGCTTTACTGACACGGTATCACTATCTCTGGAATGGAGCGGTAGTGAAAACACTGACTATTATGAAGTTTATTTTGGCGAGCATCCTGAGGAATTAGTGCAGCTTGATTCCATTACCGATCAAACCATGACATTGGACAGTCTGGCAGCAGGAACAGTATATTATTGGAGAGTGGATGCAGGAAACCAATTAGGGATCACTACAGGAAATGTCTGGTCATTTACAACTCGACCTTATATTCCACGTGGTTTGGTAGGTGCTTGGTTGATGGATGCTTCCACTGGAACACTCGTAGCGGATAGCACAGACTTCAGGAATGACGGGGAAGTCAACGACCTCAACGATTATTCTTGGGTAAGTGGCAAAGTAAATAATGCATTGGACATGACGACTGCAGATAACCCATCCCATGTTTTTATCCCCCATGCCGAACAGTTGTATTTTGATAACCACTCCTTTGCCATCTCTATGTGGCTAAAGTCGACAGCCGGCAGTTCCCAATCCTACTTGATCCATAAGGGAACATTTTCTGCTGATGAGTCGACCGGAGGCACGGGCCAATGGTATGGCATTGAAATCAAGGATGGTGACCTACGGTTTGCCATTGACGATAACAAAGACAAGACACAACTGTCCACCAGTGCTTCGCCCATCTTTACCGGAGAGTGGGTTCACTTGGTAGCGATCAGGGATGTGGAAGAAGGTGTGCTGCGACTTTATATAGACGGTGAGGAAATAAAAGAAGTAGCAGATGGTACCCATCAGTCCATTGGACAAGAAGAGCCCATCATATTGGGTAATTCCAATGGTTTTGGTACCCCATTCAGAGGGAATATTGACGAAGTCCGGCTATTTAACAAAAGCCTGTCCGCCCAAGAAGTCTTGGAGCTTTACCACACGCTGCCCACACCATTAAAGGCTTTTTCTCCTTCCTTAGGGGAAGGGGATGTATTGGAAGGATTTGATGATCGGGTACCTGTAAGTTGGAATGGAGGCGTGAATACTACTCAATACGAAGTTTATCTGGGCACCCATCCCGATAGTCTTGTGTTACAAGGAACTGTTCCAGTAGATACTCCTCAATATGAACTTGAGAATTTGCAGAAGCAGACGACATATTCTTGGCGCGTGGATGCCATCGGTCCAAAAGGCACTACCATGGGCAATGTATGGACTTTCCGAGCAGCCGCTCCCGCGGGTTTGGTGGGTTACTGGAAAATGGATGAATCCACTGGTACGATGGTAAAAGATCATGGCCCATTCGATCAAGATAGTCAGGCACAGGGTTTTGGATCGACCGATCGTGTGGCCGGGAAATTTGGGCAAGCCTATGCGTTTGACGAACCGTCGGCTACAGCTTCTATCGATATTGCCCACGAGGAGCAGCTCTTATTTGATGAGACGTCATTTACCATTTCCATGTGGATAAAAATAGCTGAAGATACCTATCGATACGCTGATGGAAAAGATTGCTATTTGATCCATAAAGGGAGTTTTGCGGATAATTGGTATGGAATCCAGTTACGGGATGGACGGTTGACGTTTGGGATTGATGATGACCGGACCAAGACGACGATCACCACTTCTGTAGGGAACAGCACATCCCATCCGATCTTTACTGATGAGTGGGTGCATTTGGTGGCCATAAGGGACAAAGAGGATGGGCAAATCCGGTTTTTTATTAATGGAGAAAAAACAGCTGAAACAGGCTATTCCACTGGTAAAATAGGCAAGACCACTCCTGTACGTCTTGGAAATTCAGATGAAGACAAACCCTATCGGGACCTCATGGATGATGTGAGGTTGTATAACTATGCTTTGGATGCATCTGAAATAGCAGCATTATATCATGCTTTTCCTCGAATGTCGGTAAGCTATAAAAACGGTGACGCATCTTCACCGCTAAATAGTCAAATCAAGCCTTACTTCAAATTGATCAATATGGACACCATGTCCGTGGATTTAGGCAATATAACGGCCAAATATTGGCTAACACCCGAGCAGGTGGATGTGATCAAGACCAGGGTTGATTACGCCCCATTTGGAGAGGACCAAGTGGCTATGGAGTATGTCAGGCTAGATGGACCTAGGGAAGGTGCTTATGGTTACGTCCAGTATGATTTTGGTTCAGGAAATGTCATACCGAGTGGACAAAACTCAGGAGAGATTAAATCCGCCATTTATGATGAAGATTGGTCAGCACTAGATGAATCCAATGACTATTCGATGCTTCCTGTGACTACCTATACTGTTCAGGATAAAATCACCCTTTATGCAGATGGTAAGTTGATATGGGGAGAAGAACCTCAACCAGTAGCTACCCAACAATCGGTATCCGTAATGGCCAAAAATGAGTCTTCCAAGGATAATACCATTAAGAAGGTTTTTAATTTAAAAAACACTGGTAATGTACCTTTGGATTATGAAGGGATTAGTATTCGCTATTGGTTTACCAAAGACGGCGGAGGAGCTTTGACCTTCTGGAAAGACTATGCCGAGTTGGGAAGCGAAAATTTAGAAGGAACCTTTATGGCGGTAGAAGCTTCCACAGCCATGGCTGACCACTATTTGGACATTACTTTTGATGGAACCCTTGGTCAAATAGCTCCCTTGAGTGAGACTGGTACATTAAAAGTACGCATTACAAAGACGGACTGGACAGATTTCGATCTAACGAATGATTATTCCAACAACCAGAACAGTGGATGGATGGAGCAAGATCGTATAGCCATTTATTATTATGGAAAATTGTTGTTTGGGGAGATGCCGACCATGGATGGTGATAGTACCGCGATGGCCCGGAAAAACCTTTCTGACGAGGGATCTTCTAAAAGAGTAGAAGAAGAAAGGGAAGTATCTACCGTGAAGATATATCCGAACCCAACTCAGGACAAACTTCAAATAAAAGTAGCCGCTTCATCAACCAAGCCCGTCGAAGTAAGTATATTTAATACGAACGGCATTTTAATGGAGCGTAGGACCATCGAAGATTCCACTACTACATGGGATGTTAGCCATTATGCTTCCGGTATATATTTCATGTATGTAAATCGTTCAGGAATGCGTACCGTACATAAGGTTATCAAGGAGTAA
- a CDS encoding acyltransferase family protein, translated as MSTIKYRPEIDGLRSVAVVPVILFHLGLGWITGGFYGVDVFFVISGYLITSIIVKNLESGKFTFGDFWLRRVKRIMPALIGVILFCFMIFPFLIYEGDIHYMVLDGFAALFSVANFNAYLNLGDYWSGRAETSFFLHAWSLSVEEQFYLVYPLILFFLHKWGQSLLKWVIAIVVLSFLLYCFGVFFELKAFPFNALSSNSVTFYMIPSRAWELGIGCITALIVRAGYRDKSSAKTKASFSLLGLLLIICSYLIPTDGDVSLIAIMPTVGTGLFIFFANDSVFAGKILSSKPLVFIGKISYSLYLWHWPFCVLFHKYLSIKYSISDSIATIFILILTTVFSILSYYLIEEKTRYYKNTVKLVGSLAVAVLCFGGLYMQVLFKEIEAPFNYVDHYFHYYSINPELFHKKSNSTEVDPKDMKINHFLTSRKSPEFDKGGLVLGNPEIEHPEIVVIGDSHGCGWAKVLNEISDSLNTKTTFYVGDGMFMHFPIKDGKLPDEMPPINSFTEDQARSYGENVLKSIANAKLVIISNRLTGSYPRTMEQMSYIDDFINYSTSMGAKVMLINQPPLLAIPPKRQLTPLLIYFGYKPNDQNQYIGEFMSSSIDSYNERLEEMAKKYDKASVYNAYDIFKHPQKGVWVIDKKDVLYRDINHLSYQGTLKAKDGLYQHISHLMNLSPLVADKAVTKLNN; from the coding sequence ATGAGTACAATAAAATACCGTCCTGAAATTGATGGATTAAGATCTGTCGCAGTAGTCCCGGTAATTTTGTTTCATCTTGGACTGGGCTGGATAACAGGTGGATTCTATGGTGTGGATGTCTTTTTTGTCATCTCCGGATATTTGATTACATCGATAATCGTTAAGAACCTTGAATCTGGAAAATTCACCTTTGGAGACTTTTGGTTAAGAAGAGTGAAACGTATCATGCCTGCACTCATTGGAGTCATTCTTTTCTGTTTTATGATATTTCCCTTTTTGATTTATGAAGGAGATATTCATTATATGGTACTTGATGGTTTTGCAGCTTTATTTTCCGTTGCAAATTTTAATGCCTACCTTAACTTGGGAGACTATTGGAGCGGCAGGGCCGAAACATCATTTTTTCTCCATGCATGGTCGCTATCTGTTGAAGAACAATTTTATTTAGTATATCCCCTAATTCTCTTCTTCCTTCACAAATGGGGACAGTCTCTTCTAAAATGGGTAATAGCAATAGTGGTATTGAGTTTTCTATTATACTGTTTTGGAGTTTTTTTTGAATTAAAAGCATTCCCCTTTAATGCTCTTTCCAGTAATTCTGTGACATTTTATATGATTCCTTCTAGGGCTTGGGAGCTTGGAATTGGTTGTATAACAGCACTAATTGTAAGAGCAGGCTACAGAGACAAATCCTCAGCCAAAACCAAAGCCTCCTTTTCACTTTTGGGTCTACTTCTTATCATATGTTCTTATCTAATACCAACTGACGGTGATGTGAGCTTGATTGCCATTATGCCTACTGTAGGAACAGGCCTTTTTATTTTCTTTGCCAATGATTCTGTATTTGCCGGCAAAATTCTTAGTTCAAAACCTTTGGTTTTCATAGGGAAAATTTCCTACTCTCTCTACTTATGGCACTGGCCCTTTTGTGTTTTATTTCACAAATATTTATCAATCAAATACTCCATTTCAGATTCGATTGCTACTATATTTATATTAATATTAACGACAGTGTTTTCTATTCTCTCATATTACCTCATTGAAGAAAAAACACGATATTATAAAAATACTGTAAAGCTAGTGGGTAGTTTGGCAGTAGCAGTACTATGTTTTGGAGGGTTATACATGCAAGTTTTGTTTAAGGAAATAGAGGCTCCATTTAACTACGTAGATCACTATTTTCATTACTATAGTATAAACCCTGAATTATTCCACAAAAAATCAAATAGTACAGAGGTCGATCCCAAAGACATGAAGATAAATCACTTCCTGACATCTCGCAAGTCCCCTGAATTCGATAAAGGTGGATTAGTACTCGGGAATCCTGAAATCGAACACCCTGAAATCGTTGTAATTGGAGATTCTCACGGTTGTGGTTGGGCAAAAGTTTTAAATGAAATTTCTGATAGCCTAAATACCAAAACAACTTTTTACGTAGGTGACGGCATGTTTATGCACTTTCCCATAAAGGATGGTAAATTACCGGATGAAATGCCACCTATCAATAGTTTTACAGAAGATCAGGCTAGATCATATGGTGAAAACGTTCTTAAGTCCATTGCTAATGCAAAATTGGTTATTATCTCAAATAGGCTTACCGGATCATATCCCCGCACAATGGAACAAATGTCCTATATCGATGATTTCATCAATTATTCTACAAGTATGGGAGCAAAAGTGATGTTAATCAATCAACCACCATTATTGGCCATCCCTCCAAAACGACAACTTACCCCCTTATTGATTTATTTCGGCTATAAACCGAACGACCAAAATCAATATATAGGTGAATTTATGTCTTCCTCGATAGATTCTTATAATGAAAGATTAGAAGAAATGGCTAAAAAATACGATAAAGCATCTGTATATAATGCTTATGATATTTTTAAACATCCTCAAAAAGGGGTTTGGGTCATTGATAAAAAAGATGTTCTTTACAGGGATATAAATCATCTTAGCTACCAAGGCACATTAAAAGCAAAAGATGGGCTTTACCAGCATATCAGCCACTTAATGAACCTCTCCCCTTTAGTAGCCGATAAGGCAGTAACGAAATTAAATAACTGA
- a CDS encoding TonB-dependent receptor, translating into MKGFVLLLVMVGFCQLAMAQASGTITGEVKNESGDMLSFASIILKGTNYGVASDANGAFEFMAPAGNYTLIISEIGFQSINKRITVRSGQTIDMGTVVLKEKESELGEVTVVGERNEYTVDEPSGSLRLNEKLIEVPQNIQVVTAQALEDQQIIDMSDGVLRNVSGATRLEHWGNLYARVNMRGSRAGAFRNGMNVTSNWGPLNEDMSFVETIEFVKGPAGFMMSNGEPSGIYNVVTKKPTGVTRGEVNLTMGNYDLYRGTLDLDGKLSKDGKLLYRLNVMGQTQNSFQDYTFTDRYSVAPVVSYQLDDKTKLTLEYVYQHVNMSNVGSAYVFSTEGYGIYDQSFTIAEPGLDPTKIDDHSVMANLQHDISDNWKVTAQLAYFNYQQEGSSMWLNNVDADGNLLRYVSIWDALNQNAFGQVFVNGEVKTGGVNHRVLAGLDIGTKEYIADWSQSHQLDSINGGFFNMNNPVYGRPVNGLPQFDRSQSLRQRANTSSITQSYSGFYLQDELGFFENALRLTLAGRYTYVNQNSYGAVDEDSRITPRVGLSYSINDQTSVYALYDQAFVPQTGVLKSGEPVKPITGNNMEFGAKREFFNGKWSTGLSLYRIFKNNQMVSDPENPTAQYSLLTQTTTQGVEFDARGEIIPGLIVTANYAYTDSEITDDERTGEFSQVGSPVPGFAKHVANGWLTYSIQSGVLEGLGVSAGFTYQADRTTWNWPGDNQLALPNYFKLDGGLSWENDNLTIRANVFNLLNEYLYSGSAYATYYYYQAEAPRNARLSVGFRF; encoded by the coding sequence ATGAAAGGATTTGTACTATTACTTGTGATGGTCGGGTTTTGTCAGTTGGCAATGGCCCAAGCTTCAGGGACAATAACCGGTGAAGTCAAAAATGAATCAGGGGATATGTTATCTTTTGCCTCGATTATTCTAAAAGGAACAAATTATGGTGTTGCTTCTGATGCGAATGGAGCATTTGAATTTATGGCACCAGCGGGTAATTATACCTTGATTATTTCAGAAATCGGATTTCAGAGCATCAATAAGCGTATAACAGTGCGAAGTGGCCAAACCATTGATATGGGTACGGTGGTGCTAAAAGAAAAAGAATCCGAACTAGGAGAAGTTACCGTAGTGGGTGAAAGAAACGAATATACAGTGGACGAGCCTTCCGGTAGCCTTCGCTTGAATGAAAAGTTAATAGAGGTGCCCCAAAACATCCAGGTGGTCACTGCTCAAGCATTGGAGGATCAGCAGATCATTGATATGAGTGATGGGGTATTGCGAAATGTGAGTGGGGCGACCCGATTGGAGCATTGGGGGAATCTATATGCACGTGTGAATATGCGTGGATCTCGGGCAGGAGCCTTCAGAAACGGAATGAATGTGACCTCAAACTGGGGCCCGCTTAACGAAGATATGAGTTTTGTGGAAACCATCGAGTTTGTCAAAGGCCCCGCTGGCTTTATGATGTCCAATGGGGAGCCAAGTGGTATTTATAATGTGGTGACCAAAAAGCCAACAGGCGTCACGCGTGGGGAAGTAAATTTAACCATGGGGAACTATGATCTTTACAGGGGAACATTGGACCTGGATGGTAAATTAAGCAAGGATGGAAAACTCCTATATCGATTAAATGTCATGGGGCAAACCCAAAATTCTTTCCAGGATTATACGTTTACAGATCGATACAGCGTGGCACCAGTGGTGAGCTATCAGCTAGACGATAAGACCAAACTGACGTTGGAATATGTGTATCAGCATGTGAATATGTCTAATGTCGGCTCGGCATATGTCTTCTCTACGGAAGGATATGGTATTTATGACCAAAGCTTTACCATAGCTGAGCCGGGATTGGATCCCACAAAAATTGACGATCATAGCGTGATGGCCAATCTACAGCATGACATCAGTGACAACTGGAAAGTCACTGCCCAGCTGGCCTATTTTAACTACCAACAGGAGGGAAGCTCTATGTGGTTAAACAACGTAGATGCTGATGGTAATTTATTGCGATACGTGTCCATCTGGGATGCTTTGAACCAAAATGCTTTCGGACAGGTATTTGTTAATGGGGAAGTGAAAACTGGTGGTGTCAATCATAGGGTTTTGGCAGGATTGGACATTGGTACCAAAGAATATATTGCTGACTGGAGTCAATCTCATCAATTGGATTCTATAAACGGTGGTTTTTTTAACATGAACAATCCAGTTTATGGAAGGCCCGTGAACGGTTTGCCGCAGTTTGACCGTAGCCAAAGTCTTAGACAAAGAGCCAATACCAGTTCCATCACACAGTCCTATAGTGGGTTTTACCTGCAAGATGAGCTTGGCTTCTTTGAAAATGCCTTAAGATTAACCTTGGCCGGAAGGTATACCTATGTCAATCAAAATTCCTATGGCGCTGTAGATGAAGACAGCAGGATTACCCCAAGAGTGGGGCTGAGTTATTCCATTAATGACCAAACATCCGTTTACGCTCTTTATGACCAGGCTTTTGTGCCGCAGACAGGGGTGCTGAAGAGTGGAGAACCTGTAAAACCGATTACGGGAAATAACATGGAATTCGGTGCTAAGCGGGAGTTTTTTAACGGAAAATGGAGTACGGGGCTTTCACTTTACAGGATTTTCAAGAACAACCAGATGGTGAGCGATCCTGAAAATCCAACTGCCCAGTATTCATTGCTGACGCAAACCACCACCCAAGGGGTAGAGTTTGATGCTAGGGGCGAGATTATTCCAGGTTTGATCGTTACCGCAAACTATGCTTATACTGATTCCGAAATTACCGATGATGAGCGTACCGGAGAGTTTTCTCAGGTGGGAAGTCCTGTGCCAGGATTTGCAAAACACGTAGCGAATGGTTGGTTGACTTACTCCATTCAAAGTGGCGTGTTGGAAGGATTGGGTGTATCTGCCGGGTTTACTTACCAAGCCGATAGAACCACATGGAACTGGCCAGGAGATAACCAATTGGCCTTACCAAATTACTTCAAATTGGACGGTGGACTTTCGTGGGAAAACGATAACCTGACTATTCGGGCCAATGTATTTAACCTTTTAAATGAGTATCTCTATTCTGGTTCTGCATATGCCACTTATTACTATTATCAGGCAGAAGCACCTAGAAATGCTCGTCTTAGTGTAGGCTTTAGATTCTAG
- a CDS encoding DUF6686 family protein translates to MNYCNPEVILMKDNFILTRCEHCGRIGLMYDQCMLSFNRVDFGGFCRYIDQLSFDGDHSPFYDGVDRIVIETYHMDIQFTLLEEEFYRLKSHLYDAQMQLQIDDLLK, encoded by the coding sequence ATGAATTACTGTAATCCGGAAGTCATATTGATGAAGGACAATTTTATTCTGACCAGGTGTGAGCACTGTGGCAGAATAGGATTGATGTATGATCAGTGCATGTTGAGTTTTAACAGGGTGGATTTTGGTGGATTTTGCCGGTATATAGATCAATTGTCCTTTGATGGTGACCACAGTCCATTTTATGATGGCGTGGACAGGATAGTGATCGAAACTTATCATATGGATATTCAGTTTACACTACTGGAGGAAGAATTTTATCGACTGAAAAGCCACCTTTATGACGCTCAAATGCAACTTCAGATTGATGATTTATTGAAATAA
- a CDS encoding DUF4198 domain-containing protein — protein MKTKFSVLFALALFANLGWAMAHALWIETATKGKKGQEQEVKIYYGEYGEGVIEKVDDWYSDVKDFELWVIDPAGNKTLLETEGDEEYFTAYFTPEMDGVYRLQIGHSAKDLGGEYIYQFNTASQVWVGNAKETTVEGPKTDLALVLTSPDKGGLKNPLHFKVLFKGEAKEGVTVAVDGPTGWSKEYVTDVNGEIVVDTPWKGQYIVEAVDTEETSGEHYGSPYEFIWRCATQSIKK, from the coding sequence ATGAAAACAAAATTCAGTGTATTATTTGCTTTGGCCCTATTTGCTAACCTTGGTTGGGCAATGGCGCATGCCTTGTGGATTGAAACAGCGACAAAAGGGAAGAAAGGCCAAGAACAAGAAGTGAAAATTTATTATGGAGAATATGGTGAGGGCGTGATCGAAAAGGTGGATGACTGGTATTCCGATGTGAAGGACTTCGAGCTATGGGTAATTGACCCGGCAGGAAACAAGACCTTGTTGGAGACTGAAGGAGATGAAGAGTATTTCACAGCCTATTTTACCCCCGAAATGGATGGTGTTTACCGTTTGCAGATTGGCCATTCAGCAAAAGACTTGGGAGGAGAATATATTTATCAGTTTAATACCGCCTCACAGGTATGGGTAGGAAATGCCAAAGAAACTACTGTGGAAGGACCTAAAACCGATCTGGCTTTGGTGTTGACTTCCCCTGATAAGGGAGGCCTGAAAAACCCGCTGCACTTTAAAGTTCTTTTCAAGGGAGAAGCGAAAGAAGGGGTGACCGTAGCCGTAGATGGTCCTACAGGTTGGTCAAAGGAGTATGTAACTGATGTCAATGGCGAAATCGTCGTGGATACTCCTTGGAAGGGACAGTACATCGTGGAAGCAGTAGATACCGAAGAAACTTCCGGAGAGCATTATGGTTCACCCTACGAATTTATCTGGCGATGTGCCACCCAAAGCATTAAAAAATAG